The Haloprofundus salinisoli region CGGTTGACGATGTACAGTTCCGACAGCGGCGTGCCGCCCATCCCGTTGACGATAGTGGCGACCTCGTCGCCGTCCTCGATTTCGATGTCGTCGAGCACCTGCTCGGTGAGGCGGTCGGCGACCTCGTCGGCGCTCATCACGTCGGTTCTCTCGACGCCTGGTTCGCCGTGGATGCCGATGCCGAGTTCGATCTCGTCCTCGCCGAGTTCGAACGTCGGTTCGCCCTTCTCGGGTGTGATACAGGAGGTGAGCGCCATCCCCATCGTCCCGACGTTGTCGACGACCTTCTCGGCGACCGTCCGAACCTCCTCCAGGTCGCCGCCGGCGGCGGCTTTCGCACCGGCGATCTTGTGCACGAGGATGGTGCCGCAGACGCCGCGGCGGCCGCTCGTGTACAGCGAGTCCTCGACGGCGACGTCGTCGTCGACGACGACCTGCACCACCTCGGCGTCCTCCATCTCGGCCATCTCGCCGGCCGTCTCGAAGTTCATCACGTCGCCCTCGTAGTTCTTGACGACGCAGAGTACGCCTTCGCCGGCGTCGCAAGCGCGGACCATCTCCTCCAGTTGGTCGGCCGTCGGCGAGGTGAACACCTCGCCCGCCGCCGCCCCGTCGAGCATTCCGTCGCCGATATATCCCGCGTGCGCCGGTTCGTGACCGCTGCCGCCGCCGGAGACGACGCCGACCTTGCCGTCGACCGGCGCGTCCGCGCGGACGAGCACTTTCGTCCCGTCGAGGCGTCGGAGTCGGTCGGGGTGGGCCGCAACCATCCCTTCGAGCATCTCGTCTACGTAATCCGCCGGGTCGTTGATGAGTTTCTTCATGACTCGTGGTATCAATGGTGTAATTCGGGCAAAAGCTTTCCTGGCCTCCGGGGCCACTCACGCCTCGGTGCGACCACCGGGCGCGCCGATGGAACGGGATTTACGGCTTCGGAGACGAACTCCCCGCATGTCTCGCCCCCTCGCGCTCGACATCGACGGGACGCTCACGCGCGGCGACGGCTCCGTCGACCCACGAATATTCGACGTACTCCGAAACTGGGACGCCCCCGTGGTCCTCGCCACCGGGAAGTCGTTTCCCTACCCGGTCGCGCTCTGTCACTTCATCGGCATCCCCGAGACCGTCGTCGCCGAGAACGGCGGCGTCGTCTACGCGGCCGACGAAGTGACGTTCACCGGCGACCGCGAGAGCGCCAGCGCCGTCGCCGACGAGTTCGTCGCCCGCGGCGGCGACCTCGGGTGGGGGAGAGCGGACACGGCGAACCGCTGGCGCGAGACGGAGATCGCGGTCAACATCGACGCCGACGAGGAACTGCTGAGGACCGTCGCCGACGAGTACGGGATGGAGGTCGTCGACACCGGCTACGCCTATCACGTGAAGTCGCCGGGCGTTTCGAAAGGCAAGGGACTGGAGGCGGTCTGTGAGACGCTTTCGTTGGATCCGACGACGTTCGTCGCCGTCGGCGACAGCGAGAACGACGTCTCGACGTTCGAGTTGGTCGACGAGTCTTACGCCGTCGCCAACGCCGACGACCGGGCGCGCGCGGCCGCCGGCGTAGTTCTCGAAGAGAGCTACAGCGACGGGACGCTCTCGGTGCTGGAGTCGCTTCGGTAGCGAGCCGTCGACGCCGCTACTCCTCGGATCCGACCGCACCCGCGCGCCACGCGGCGAACGAGTCGAGTACGTCGTCCTCGTCGAAACGCTCGATACAGGGCGTCTCGTGGGGATGGAGTTCGAGCACCCGGTCGCGGAGGTCGTCGTAGGCGTCGTCGGTCGTCTTCGCCAGCAGCACGACTTCGTCTTCGTCGACGACTTCGCCCTCCCAGCGGTACGTCGAGGCGCAGGAGAGTTGGTTCACGCAGGCGGCCAGTCGATCGTCGACGAGCGTCCGCGCGAGCGTCGCCGCGTCGCTCTCGGGGGCGGTGATGTAAGCGGTGGGCATGAAAACGGTGGAGA contains the following coding sequences:
- the dhaK gene encoding dihydroxyacetone kinase subunit DhaK — its product is MKKLINDPADYVDEMLEGMVAAHPDRLRRLDGTKVLVRADAPVDGKVGVVSGGGSGHEPAHAGYIGDGMLDGAAAGEVFTSPTADQLEEMVRACDAGEGVLCVVKNYEGDVMNFETAGEMAEMEDAEVVQVVVDDDVAVEDSLYTSGRRGVCGTILVHKIAGAKAAAGGDLEEVRTVAEKVVDNVGTMGMALTSCITPEKGEPTFELGEDEIELGIGIHGEPGVERTDVMSADEVADRLTEQVLDDIEIEDGDEVATIVNGMGGTPLSELYIVNRRLQQILDDRGVETWDAWVGDYMTSLDMMGCSVTVLRLDDELKELLGAPADTPALKRTD
- a CDS encoding phosphoglycolate phosphatase, with amino-acid sequence MSRPLALDIDGTLTRGDGSVDPRIFDVLRNWDAPVVLATGKSFPYPVALCHFIGIPETVVAENGGVVYAADEVTFTGDRESASAVADEFVARGGDLGWGRADTANRWRETEIAVNIDADEELLRTVADEYGMEVVDTGYAYHVKSPGVSKGKGLEAVCETLSLDPTTFVAVGDSENDVSTFELVDESYAVANADDRARAAAGVVLEESYSDGTLSVLESLR
- the cutA gene encoding divalent-cation tolerance protein CutA — its product is MPTAYITAPESDAATLARTLVDDRLAACVNQLSCASTYRWEGEVVDEDEVVLLAKTTDDAYDDLRDRVLELHPHETPCIERFDEDDVLDSFAAWRAGAVGSEE